In one window of uncultured Campylobacter sp. DNA:
- a CDS encoding ABC transporter ATP-binding protein produces the protein MADVTIRNLNFAYEKREILKDINLSYELRDFLAIFGPNGGGKSTLLKLLLGLLRPSSGTIEILGRSPALARAQMGYVPQFIAINKSFPISVLEVVLMGLIDKKIFGFYSKSEREQAMQALERVGMQSLADYRISELSGGQRQRVYIARALCAKAKILLLDEPLASIDTMGQVQIYELLKSLNESGCGIILISHDVQLALNYANRALYVANGSAHTHEIDPGGRAEFLDHLRREHGHFCAVDLALNECCCKEGENG, from the coding sequence ATGGCGGACGTGACGATAAGAAATTTAAACTTTGCTTACGAAAAACGCGAAATTTTAAAAGATATAAACCTAAGCTACGAGCTGCGCGATTTTTTAGCGATTTTCGGGCCCAACGGCGGCGGCAAAAGCACCCTTTTGAAGCTGCTTTTGGGGCTGCTGCGACCAAGCTCGGGCACGATCGAAATTTTAGGCAGATCGCCCGCGCTTGCCAGAGCGCAAATGGGCTACGTGCCGCAGTTCATCGCGATAAACAAAAGCTTTCCCATAAGCGTGCTCGAAGTCGTTTTAATGGGGCTGATAGATAAGAAAATTTTCGGCTTTTACTCTAAATCCGAGCGCGAGCAAGCTATGCAGGCTTTGGAGCGCGTAGGTATGCAGAGCCTAGCAGACTACCGTATCAGCGAGCTTAGCGGCGGACAAAGACAACGCGTTTACATAGCGCGGGCGCTGTGCGCGAAGGCTAAAATTTTACTTCTCGACGAGCCGCTAGCGAGCATCGACACGATGGGGCAGGTTCAAATTTACGAGCTTTTAAAATCCCTAAACGAGAGCGGCTGCGGCATAATTCTAATCAGCCACGACGTGCAGCTTGCGCTAAACTACGCAAACCGCGCGCTTTACGTCGCAAACGGTTCGGCGCACACCCACGAGATCGATCCTGGGGGCAGGGCGGAATTTTTAGATCACCTGCGACGCGAGCACGGACACTTCTGCGCCGTCGATCTCGCGCTTAACGAATGCTGCTGCAAGGAGGGCGAAAATGGCTGA
- a CDS encoding metal ABC transporter permease: MAEILSYDFMRNALLGGLLVSIVCGVVGSLVVINRMSFIAGGIAHGAYGGIGIALFLGISPVLGASVFALFLGLLIAYVTLRNTERFDAVIGAIWAFGMALGIIFADLTPGYKSDLMSFLFGSILAINHENLIFIGICGAAFAALTACFYRQFLAISFDKEFALLRGVNTSVFYYVLVVMASLAVVASIQIVGLILVISLMTIPPFIAEKISKSLGSMMAISCALSALFCAAGLVLSFKLNLTSGASIILVASVCFFASSIFSKLRA; this comes from the coding sequence ATGGCTGAAATTCTATCTTATGATTTCATGCGAAATGCCTTGCTCGGCGGGCTTTTAGTCAGCATAGTCTGCGGCGTCGTAGGCTCTTTAGTCGTGATAAATCGCATGAGCTTCATCGCAGGCGGCATCGCGCACGGCGCATACGGCGGCATCGGCATCGCGCTATTTTTAGGCATCTCACCCGTGCTGGGAGCTAGCGTATTTGCGCTGTTTTTGGGGCTGCTAATCGCCTACGTCACGCTGCGAAACACCGAGCGCTTCGACGCCGTAATCGGCGCGATATGGGCATTTGGAATGGCTCTTGGGATAATTTTCGCCGATCTCACACCTGGATACAAATCCGATCTGATGAGCTTTTTATTCGGCTCGATCTTAGCGATAAATCACGAAAATTTAATCTTTATCGGCATTTGCGGCGCGGCATTTGCGGCGCTTACGGCGTGCTTTTACAGGCAGTTTTTAGCGATCAGCTTCGATAAGGAATTTGCCCTGTTGCGCGGAGTGAATACGAGCGTCTTTTACTACGTCCTCGTAGTGATGGCGAGCCTCGCGGTAGTCGCGTCGATTCAGATCGTAGGGCTAATCTTGGTGATCTCGCTGATGACGATCCCGCCCTTCATCGCCGAAAAAATTTCAAAAAGCCTAGGCTCGATGATGGCGATAAGCTGCGCGCTATCGGCGCTTTTCTGCGCGGCGGGGCTTGTTTTGAGCTTCAAGCTCAATCTAACCAGCGGCGCTTCGATAATCCTAGTCGCCTCGGTCTGCTTTTTCGCAAGCTCGATCTTTAGCAAACTTCGCGCCTAA
- a CDS encoding DMT family transporter, whose amino-acid sequence MKNSIPELAENFNSKSALNFISNQACERAKNTASGGAINFAPAPCLKRNFKFQDTAAELNFTSRRNLKFYPASAGFAVRNRASVGFAVCSLVAPYSAPRVRNLERKSALNFAALSPNLKSAQIPGYAENKALNSAKSYKTDPCENSARNFKRNFILNFTKTSTHSGANSESSLNRASAVDEPNLSPAKSLAAAHTQRLKKNFTGVLANDPGYANAPQSFGLKNFKARNFAKKSNSAENSSSARSLNSAQNFDFAQSSNSTQSPAAAQNSASTQNCTQSSNSAQSFGQNSSSAQSRAQNPAPPSRLWDLGLLFVAIVWGCTFVPVQRALHSGDVFSFLFWRFLAASIFTYLACLRFGVKFDRGTIGRGVFCGLMLFCDFSCQTIALDYALSSTVAFILGLNVVIVPFLMLAFFGKNVGTSAFGGAVVALLGLYFLSGASGAVGFGIGERLTLISAFAYALHIVFTGVCARKSNLYGFVIVQFICVCVCALIAAVFVPHAEFEGEIKVLGNLIFSPNFDFVFALVLTSIFATVAAFVIQTMAQNRGVSEIKTVLIFALEPVSAGIMGYAFGEKLSALQILGAALILAGILLSELGGLLGAKFAKDRACEKADRGD is encoded by the coding sequence ATGAAAAATTCTATCCCTGAGCTCGCGGAAAATTTTAATTCAAAATCCGCTTTAAATTTTATCTCAAATCAGGCATGCGAGCGCGCAAAAAATACAGCGTCCGGCGGTGCGATAAATTTTGCTCCCGCTCCCTGCCTCAAAAGAAATTTCAAATTTCAAGATACGGCCGCCGAGTTAAATTTTACCAGCAGAAGAAATTTAAAATTTTATCCCGCTTCGGCCGGTTTTGCCGTGCGCAATCGTGCCTCGGTCGGTTTTGCCGTGTGCAGTCTCGTAGCGCCCTATTCCGCTCCGCGCGTCAGAAATCTTGAGAGAAAATCCGCTTTAAATTTCGCGGCTCTTTCGCCAAATTTAAAGTCTGCGCAAATTCCTGGCTACGCCGAAAATAAAGCTTTAAATTCCGCAAAATCCTATAAAACAGATCCTTGCGAAAATTCCGCAAGAAATTTCAAGCGAAATTTTATATTAAATTTTACGAAAACTTCCACTCATAGCGGCGCAAATAGCGAGAGTTCGCTAAATCGTGCTAGCGCCGTAGACGAGCCAAATTTAAGCCCCGCAAAAAGCCTTGCCGCAGCTCATACGCAACGCTTAAAGAAAAATTTTACTGGAGTTCTTGCAAACGATCCTGGCTACGCTAATGCGCCGCAGAGCTTTGGATTGAAAAATTTTAAGGCGCGGAATTTTGCGAAGAAATCTAATTCGGCAGAGAATTCTAGCTCCGCTCGAAGCTTAAATTCCGCGCAGAATTTCGATTTCGCGCAAAGCTCTAATTCTACGCAGAGCCCTGCTGCCGCGCAAAATTCCGCCTCTACGCAAAACTGCACGCAAAGCTCGAATTCTGCGCAGAGTTTTGGGCAAAATTCTAGTTCCGCACAAAGCCGCGCGCAAAATCCCGCTCCGCCTAGCAGGCTGTGGGATCTGGGGCTGCTTTTCGTAGCGATCGTTTGGGGCTGTACCTTCGTGCCGGTTCAGCGCGCGCTGCATAGCGGCGACGTTTTTAGCTTTTTGTTTTGGCGCTTTTTGGCGGCGAGCATTTTTACCTACCTCGCCTGCCTGCGCTTCGGCGTCAAATTTGACCGCGGCACGATAGGGCGGGGCGTGTTTTGCGGGCTGATGCTGTTTTGCGATTTTTCGTGCCAGACCATAGCGCTTGATTATGCGCTATCATCGACGGTGGCGTTTATTTTGGGGCTAAACGTCGTCATCGTGCCCTTTTTAATGCTTGCGTTTTTCGGCAAAAATGTCGGTACGAGCGCCTTTGGCGGTGCGGTCGTGGCGCTTTTGGGGCTATATTTTTTAAGCGGAGCAAGCGGCGCGGTGGGATTTGGCATAGGCGAGAGACTGACGCTGATTTCGGCGTTTGCATACGCGCTTCATATCGTATTTACCGGCGTCTGCGCGCGCAAAAGCAACCTCTACGGCTTTGTGATCGTGCAGTTTATCTGCGTCTGCGTCTGTGCGCTGATCGCGGCAGTTTTTGTCCCGCACGCGGAATTTGAAGGCGAGATAAAGGTACTTGGGAATTTGATCTTTTCGCCGAACTTCGATTTTGTTTTCGCGCTGGTTTTAACCTCGATCTTTGCCACTGTCGCGGCGTTTGTGATCCAAACAATGGCGCAAAATCGCGGCGTAAGCGAGATAAAAACGGTGCTTATTTTCGCGCTGGAGCCCGTAAGCGCGGGTATTATGGGGTATGCTTTTGGCGAGAAGCTAAGCGCGCTTCAAATTTTAGGCGCGGCGCTGATACTCGCAGGCATCCTGCTTAGCGAGCTGGGCGGGCTTTTAGGCGCGAAGTTTGCTAAAGATCGAGCTTGCGAAAAAGCAGACCGAGGCGACTAG
- a CDS encoding manganese efflux pump MntP family protein, translated as MELLLIAFALAMDSVALSISNGAKYPNFKFAQIARVTFFYAATQFIMPLAGYALGINFVKFIAQIDHFVAFGILSFLGVKMIAESRREQDEPALRLSTKELVLGAIATSIDAMAVGVTFAFGEINILYACCIIGLVCFALCVAACYVGKLTGEYLHSKALVLGGVILILIGVKILLSHLALSIFSGF; from the coding sequence ATGGAGCTTTTACTCATCGCTTTTGCGCTTGCGATGGACAGCGTCGCGCTTAGTATCTCAAACGGCGCGAAATATCCGAATTTCAAATTTGCGCAGATCGCGCGCGTCACGTTTTTCTACGCGGCGACTCAGTTTATAATGCCGCTTGCGGGCTACGCTTTGGGGATAAATTTCGTCAAATTTATCGCGCAGATCGATCACTTCGTCGCGTTTGGAATTTTATCGTTTTTAGGCGTTAAGATGATCGCAGAATCCCGCCGCGAGCAGGACGAGCCAGCTCTACGCCTAAGCACGAAGGAGCTGGTACTGGGCGCGATCGCAACCAGCATCGACGCGATGGCCGTGGGCGTGACCTTTGCGTTTGGCGAGATAAACATCCTCTACGCCTGTTGCATAATCGGGCTCGTCTGCTTCGCGCTGTGCGTCGCGGCGTGCTACGTAGGCAAGCTAACGGGCGAATATCTGCACTCAAAGGCGCTCGTTTTAGGCGGCGTGATTTTAATCCTAATCGGAGTTAAAATTTTGCTCTCGCACCTCGCATTATCGATATTTAGCGGCTTTTAA
- a CDS encoding DUF996 domain-containing protein: MKGTILAKGVILAADESRYSYQQEDVKSVNEDGGPVVLNQGDEVDFIAEAQTAKEIYLTKTKLINIDLSNFSLGSDNLSTIRTLGLAGSALPILGVIPFIGLVFIIAGFICILLAIIKLSNKAASPTLKKNYIIYLVATVVATILIFIGATMGVFALIGASAKYGSASGIGIAIGVIFFIAGIIGMIYAFFKEFQVYNELSRISGDKFFLYYFICTVVGALTVAIVIGYFILLAAFILQIIAWYRLREIKAA, translated from the coding sequence GTGAAAGGAACTATTTTGGCTAAGGGCGTTATCCTTGCCGCAGACGAGAGCCGTTACTCATACCAGCAAGAGGATGTGAAATCGGTAAACGAGGATGGTGGGCCCGTCGTTTTGAATCAAGGCGATGAGGTTGATTTTATCGCAGAAGCTCAAACCGCAAAGGAGATATACCTTACAAAAACAAAGCTCATTAACATAGATCTCTCTAATTTTTCTCTTGGGAGCGATAATTTATCTACCATAAGAACGCTTGGATTAGCAGGATCGGCGCTACCGATTTTAGGCGTTATTCCGTTTATCGGTTTAGTTTTTATCATCGCAGGTTTTATATGTATATTGCTCGCTATTATCAAGCTTTCAAATAAAGCCGCCAGCCCTACGCTTAAGAAAAACTATATCATTTATCTAGTAGCCACCGTCGTAGCGACCATACTTATCTTTATAGGTGCGACTATGGGGGTGTTTGCGCTGATAGGTGCGAGCGCTAAATATGGCAGTGCTAGCGGTATCGGCATAGCCATCGGCGTCATTTTCTTCATCGCCGGCATAATCGGTATGATTTATGCGTTTTTTAAAGAATTCCAAGTTTATAATGAGCTTTCAAGAATATCGGGCGATAAATTTTTCCTCTATTACTTCATTTGCACGGTCGTCGGTGCGCTAACGGTCGCTATCGTTATCGGATATTTTATACTGTTAGCGGCGTTTATCTTACAAATCATCGCTTGGTATAGATTGCGAGAGATTAAGGCGGCTTAA